The DNA region CCGCCGTGCGCTCCGAAGGCCTCACCTACAGCCGTTTCATCGAAGGGCTAAAGGCCGCCAATATCGGTCTCGATCGCAAGGTTCTTTCCGACATCGCCATCAACGACGCGACCGCTTTCAGCGCGATCATCGCTCAGGTGAAGTCGGCTCTCGAATCCAAGAAGGCCGCCTAATCACAAATCTCTGATCCGCAGACCACACGGGCAACCGCCGGGACCTCAAAATCCCCGGCGTCCGTGAAGTCTGCGGATTTCTTTTTTATGGAAGCGCAGATCGCATCGCTTCGCACCGAAGCTCTCGCCGCCATCGAAGCGGCGCCCACTGCCACGGAACTCGCCGCCGCCCGCGTCAAATATCTCGGTCGCGCCGGCGCCATCCCGCTCCTCAGCGAGGGGATGCGCACCGTGCCGAAGGAATCCAAGGCCGCCATCGGCAAGGCGCTCAACGCCCTGCGCACCGATGTGACCGCCGCCCTCGAGACCCGCGAACAGACTCTCGCGCAGGCGGCCGACGCCGCCGCCCTTTCTGAGATCGACGTCACCCTGCCGGGCATTCCGCCCCTGAACGGCTCGATCCACCCGCTCACGCAGCTTCTCGATCGCGCCGTCCGCATTTTTCGCCGCATGGGCTTTGCGCTCGCCGACGGGCCCGATATCGAGACGGAGTGGCATTGCTTCGACGCGCTGAACACGCCGTCGTATCACCCGGCCCGCAACGAGCAGGATACGTTTTACCTGCCCGACGGTCGCCTCCTGCGGACCCATACCTCCACCGTGCAGATTCGCACGATGGAAAGCGAAACGCCCCCGGTGCGCATCATCGCGCCCGGCGCCGCCTACCGCCGTGACGAAGTCGATGCGACGCATCTCGCGCAATTTACGCAGATGGAGGGGCTCTACGTGGCGCCGAACGTCTCGCTGGCCGACCTCAAGGGCACCCTGGAATTCTTCTTCCTGGAGCTCTTCGGTGAAGGCACCGCGATCCGTTTTCGTCCGCACTTCTTTCCGTTCACCGAGCCCAGCTTCGAGATCGACATCCAAACCGCCGCCCTTGGTGGAAAATGGATGGAACTCGCTGGCTGCGGCATGGTCGATCCCGCTGTGTTCGAGTCGATCTGCGAAAAGCGCGGCGATCGCGCCTATGATCCGGAAAAGGTCAGCGGTTTTGCGTTCGGCTTTGGGCTCGACCGCCTCGCCATGAATCTCACCGGCATTTCCGACATCCGCATGCTTGTCGAAAATGACCTCCGGTTCTTGAAACAATTTTAGCTTTCCCCGGCGGTTCCGGCCGCCGGCCGTTCCCATGAAGATTTCGCTCAGTTGGTTGAAAGAATTTGTTCCTGTCGCCGAATCGGTGGCTGAACTGGATGCGCTCCTCACGCGCGCCGGACTCGAGGTCGCCTCGATCGAAACGCGAGGCGCCGATTTTCCGAAAGTCGTCGTTGGCCAGATCCTCGAGTCGACCCAGCACCCGAACGCCGACCGCCTGAGCGTAACGCGCGTCGACGACGGCAGCGGCCATCCGCGCCAGATCGTCTGCGGCGCGAAGAACTACAAGGTCGGCGACAAGGTGCCCGTGGCATTGCCCGGTGCAGTGCTGCCCGGTGATTTCAAGATCAAGGTCGGCAAGCTGCGCGGCGTCGAGAGCGAGGGAATGCTTTGCAGTGCGAAAGAGCTGCGCCTTGCCGAGGACTCCGAAGGCCTGCTGATTCTTCCTGCAGATACGCCGGTCGGCGCGCCGATCGCGGAAATTTTCCCGCCAGAGACCGTGCTGGAAATCGAGATCACCTCGAATCGTCCCGACTGGCTCAGTCACGTGGGCATTGCGCGCGAGATTGCGGCCAATACCGGAGCGCAGCTCACGGCGCCGGTGGTGATTCCCGCGCCGACGCGCGTAGATGCGACCGTGGCGCGGATCGACGATTCTGCCGGATGCCCGTTTTACTCGGTGCGCCGCATTTCCGGCGTGAAGGTCGGACCAAGCCCCGACTGGCTCGCCCGCCGGCTCGAGGCGATTGGCCTGCGTCCGATCAACAACGTCGTCGACGTCACGAACTACGTGATGATGGAGCTCGGCCAGCCGCTGCACGCCTTCGACGCGGCCAAGGTCGCCGGTGGTCTCGTGGTGCGCCGCGCCGCGACCGACGAAAAATTTCTCGCGCTCGATGGCCGCGAATATTCCCTGCGCGCGACCGACCTCGTGATTGCGGATTCCGCGCAGGCCCTCGCCATCGCTGGCGTGATGGGCGGGGAGGAATCCGGCGTGTCCGAATCGACGACCGACATTCTTCTCGAGAGCGCGTATTTCGAGGCTCCCGGTGTTCGTGGGACGGCTCGCGGACTGGGGCTCAGCAGTGACTCGAGCTATCGTTTCGAGCGCGGCGTGAATCCGGCAGGCGTGCTTGCAGCCAGCGAGCGTGCGGCGCAATGGATTGCCGACCTTGCGGGCGGCACGCTGGAAGAATCGACCGCGACGGCCGGTGCGCTGCCGGCGCTCCAGTGGACGGTCTGCCTGCGGTATGCGCGTTGTCGCGCGCTGCTGGGCGTGGCGCTGGCAGATTCCGAGATCGACGAAACGCTTGCGAAGCTCGGTCTCGAGATGAAATCCGGCGATGCGGAATCCGCGGAATGGATCGTGCCGGCGTTCCGGGGCGACCTCACCCGCGAAGTGGACTTGTTCGAAGAGGTCATCCGACTGGTCGGCATCGAGCGCGTCGTTGGTTCCGTGGCTGCCGCGTCCGCGCATGCGTCGTCGGCGGATGCGAGCTACGATGCGGCGATGGACGTTCGCCGGGCGTTGAGCGGGATGGGCTTCAGCGAAGCGCGCACGAGCACTCTCGTTGCCCGCCCGGCCGGGGACAGCCACCGCGAATTGCGGAATCCTCTCGGGGAAGAGCAGAGCACGCTGCGGCCGAGTCTGCTCGGCGGCCTGTTCGGCGCGGTTCGTCGAAATGTGAATCACGGCGCGTCGACGGCGCGCCTTTGTGAGGTGGGCCGGGTGTTTGCGAATGCCGAGGAGGAGGAAGTTCTGATGGTCGGATTCGTGGCCACCGGCCCTCGCGCTGCCCGCACGTGGCGGGACGCGGAGGCTGGAGATATCGATCTCTTCGACCTGCGCGGCATCATCGAGACGCTCGCGCCGGGCGCGGAGTTTGCCACGATCGAAGACGCTCGCTTCGGTCTCGCCCTCGAGGTGCGGATCGGCGGATTCGTTGCCGGGGTTGCGGGGCAATTGACGCCCGCCGCCGGACGTGAGCTCGATGCGCGGAAGCCAGTCGTGGCCGCCGAGCTGCGAATGGACGCCCTGCAGGCGGTGCGATCGGCGGTGCGTGCCTTCGCGCCCGCACCGAAATTCCCGGGAGTGACGCGGGATCTGGCGGCGGTGATGCCGCGATCGGTGGGCTTCG from Chthoniobacterales bacterium includes:
- the pheS gene encoding phenylalanine--tRNA ligase subunit alpha, with the translated sequence MEAQIASLRTEALAAIEAAPTATELAAARVKYLGRAGAIPLLSEGMRTVPKESKAAIGKALNALRTDVTAALETREQTLAQAADAAALSEIDVTLPGIPPLNGSIHPLTQLLDRAVRIFRRMGFALADGPDIETEWHCFDALNTPSYHPARNEQDTFYLPDGRLLRTHTSTVQIRTMESETPPVRIIAPGAAYRRDEVDATHLAQFTQMEGLYVAPNVSLADLKGTLEFFFLELFGEGTAIRFRPHFFPFTEPSFEIDIQTAALGGKWMELAGCGMVDPAVFESICEKRGDRAYDPEKVSGFAFGFGLDRLAMNLTGISDIRMLVENDLRFLKQF
- the pheT gene encoding phenylalanine--tRNA ligase subunit beta; protein product: MKISLSWLKEFVPVAESVAELDALLTRAGLEVASIETRGADFPKVVVGQILESTQHPNADRLSVTRVDDGSGHPRQIVCGAKNYKVGDKVPVALPGAVLPGDFKIKVGKLRGVESEGMLCSAKELRLAEDSEGLLILPADTPVGAPIAEIFPPETVLEIEITSNRPDWLSHVGIAREIAANTGAQLTAPVVIPAPTRVDATVARIDDSAGCPFYSVRRISGVKVGPSPDWLARRLEAIGLRPINNVVDVTNYVMMELGQPLHAFDAAKVAGGLVVRRAATDEKFLALDGREYSLRATDLVIADSAQALAIAGVMGGEESGVSESTTDILLESAYFEAPGVRGTARGLGLSSDSSYRFERGVNPAGVLAASERAAQWIADLAGGTLEESTATAGALPALQWTVCLRYARCRALLGVALADSEIDETLAKLGLEMKSGDAESAEWIVPAFRGDLTREVDLFEEVIRLVGIERVVGSVAAASAHASSADASYDAAMDVRRALSGMGFSEARTSTLVARPAGDSHRELRNPLGEEQSTLRPSLLGGLFGAVRRNVNHGASTARLCEVGRVFANAEEEEVLMVGFVATGPRAARTWRDAEAGDIDLFDLRGIIETLAPGAEFATIEDARFGLALEVRIGGFVAGVAGQLTPAAGRELDARKPVVAAELRMDALQAVRSAVRAFAPAPKFPGVTRDLAAVMPRSVGFGEVERVVKTAGEPLLAGLAPFDIFTDDSGVKLPADRKSLAFSLTFRSPERTLTTEEVNAACDRLRSRLRGELGIEFRE